One genomic window of Bacillus mycoides includes the following:
- a CDS encoding DUF6359 domain-containing protein: protein MAVKKLLSVFLSLLLLLSFTGTLAQAEETTSMSVEKAIQVFKQQGKTKGIVEGYIVGYTQSPSKYTKDPAKFDDTNVAIADSPNETNPDKIMPVQLPKGDVRSAVNVKDHPENIGKKVSLTGTLELYFSSPGLKSVTAHKFQGEGQNRVSDVVASPNGGEVAKGTAVTLTTNTEGATIYYTLDGSNPTNKSVRYNGQIVVNENSVVKAIAEKEGLTSSAVSTFSFIIVNNEPVRIHDIQGKSHISPYNGKKVNNVEGVVTALDKNGFYIEDNQPDNDPATSEGMYVYKKDANVAVGDLVQVDGEVEEYVGPGYAERFETDLTTTEIKASRIAVIAKNQPLPAPVVLGENGVKIPDQIIDNDAFGLFDPNEDAIDFYESVEGMRVTMPTPKIIAPQKNGNLYVTVQNGGDKVVTKYGTPLLDENQLNPERLSVKVPRDYVAKVGDTFTGDITGVVGYDYGSFRISPVTELPSVVDGGFKQVGANIQPRLDKLTVATYNIENFSANKKETTDEKVKALAYSIKYNLKMPDIIGVEEMQDNNGSINDGTTDASLSAKRIIDAVVEIRGPKYEYVEIAPNNNQDGGAPGANIRVGFFYNPSRVKLATVPKLLDKNVVRIGDENSLFESTRKPLAAEFTFQGQNVVVVANHLNSKIGDATPFGKVQPLVLKSEEKRVQLAQEVNHFVQDIQKKNTNAPVVVLGDMNDFEFSKPLEALEGTILKDMLNTVPKENRYTYIHEGNAQVLDHILVTNNIAPHTIIDPVHLNSNIMKEHGRVSDHDPVLAQIDLKKAS, encoded by the coding sequence ATGGCTGTGAAGAAATTATTAAGTGTCTTTTTATCACTCTTGCTATTGCTTTCATTTACTGGAACTTTAGCGCAGGCGGAAGAAACTACTTCTATGTCAGTAGAAAAAGCAATTCAAGTATTTAAGCAGCAAGGGAAAACGAAGGGGATAGTGGAAGGATATATCGTTGGGTATACGCAAAGTCCTTCTAAATACACGAAAGATCCGGCTAAGTTTGACGACACAAACGTGGCAATTGCCGATTCGCCAAACGAAACGAATCCAGACAAGATCATGCCTGTTCAGTTGCCAAAAGGCGATGTGAGATCGGCTGTAAATGTGAAAGACCATCCTGAAAATATCGGGAAGAAAGTTAGCTTGACAGGGACGCTTGAATTATATTTTAGTAGCCCAGGTTTAAAATCAGTAACAGCTCATAAGTTTCAAGGAGAAGGACAAAACCGTGTTAGCGATGTAGTGGCATCACCAAATGGCGGGGAAGTTGCAAAAGGGACAGCGGTAACATTAACAACGAATACAGAAGGAGCAACAATCTACTATACGTTGGATGGCTCTAATCCTACAAATAAAAGCGTTCGTTATAACGGACAAATTGTAGTGAATGAAAATAGTGTAGTGAAAGCAATCGCAGAAAAAGAAGGGCTTACTTCTTCAGCAGTTTCAACATTTTCATTTATTATCGTAAACAATGAACCAGTTCGTATTCATGATATTCAAGGGAAATCACATATTTCTCCTTACAATGGGAAGAAAGTAAACAATGTGGAAGGCGTTGTAACAGCGCTTGATAAAAATGGTTTTTATATAGAAGATAATCAGCCAGATAATGATCCAGCTACTTCAGAAGGTATGTACGTATACAAAAAAGATGCGAATGTAGCAGTAGGAGACCTTGTCCAAGTTGATGGAGAAGTAGAAGAATATGTTGGGCCTGGATACGCAGAACGATTTGAAACAGACTTAACGACGACAGAAATTAAGGCGAGCCGCATTGCTGTAATCGCAAAAAATCAACCTTTACCAGCACCGGTTGTACTTGGAGAAAACGGTGTGAAAATCCCTGATCAAATTATCGATAATGATGCATTCGGTTTATTTGATCCAAATGAAGATGCAATCGATTTTTATGAAAGTGTAGAAGGTATGCGCGTTACGATGCCAACGCCAAAAATTATTGCTCCTCAGAAAAACGGGAATTTATATGTAACAGTACAAAATGGCGGTGATAAAGTAGTAACGAAATATGGCACACCTCTTTTAGATGAAAATCAATTAAACCCAGAGCGTCTTTCTGTAAAAGTACCTCGTGATTATGTGGCAAAAGTAGGCGATACTTTCACTGGAGATATAACAGGGGTAGTAGGATATGATTACGGTTCGTTCCGTATTTCGCCAGTAACAGAATTACCATCTGTAGTGGACGGTGGGTTTAAGCAAGTAGGGGCAAATATTCAGCCGCGTCTTGATAAGTTAACAGTTGCTACATATAATATTGAAAACTTCTCAGCGAACAAAAAAGAAACAACAGATGAAAAAGTAAAAGCGTTAGCGTATTCTATTAAATACAATTTAAAAATGCCAGATATTATCGGTGTAGAGGAAATGCAAGATAATAACGGATCGATTAATGACGGTACAACAGATGCTTCATTAAGCGCAAAACGTATCATTGATGCAGTGGTAGAAATTCGTGGTCCGAAGTATGAGTATGTAGAAATCGCTCCAAACAACAATCAAGACGGAGGAGCACCAGGAGCTAACATTCGCGTCGGTTTCTTCTATAACCCATCACGCGTGAAATTAGCAACAGTACCGAAGTTACTTGATAAAAATGTTGTTCGTATCGGAGACGAAAATTCATTATTTGAAAGTACACGTAAACCGTTAGCGGCAGAATTTACGTTCCAAGGACAAAACGTTGTTGTCGTTGCAAATCACTTAAACTCAAAAATAGGAGATGCAACGCCATTCGGAAAAGTACAGCCGCTCGTATTAAAGAGTGAAGAAAAACGAGTTCAATTAGCACAAGAAGTGAATCATTTCGTACAAGATATTCAGAAAAAGAATACGAATGCACCAGTTGTTGTATTAGGTGATATGAATGACTTTGAATTCTCTAAACCTTTAGAAGCACTAGAGGGAACGATATTAAAAGATATGTTAAACACAGTGCCGAAAGAGAATCGTTACACGTACATTCATGAAGGTAACGCACAAGTGTTAGATCATATTTTAGTAACAAATAACATCGCACCACACACAATTATAGACCCAGTACACTTAAACTCAAACATTATGAAAGAACATGGACGTGTAAGTGACCACGATCCAGTACTTGCTCAAATTGATTTGAAGAAGGCTTCTTAA
- the hemY gene encoding protoporphyrinogen oxidase: MRKKVVIIGGGITGLTTMYNLQKEIREKNLPIDALLIEASGKLGGKIQTVQKDGFTIERGPDSFLARKKSAAKLVKELGLDAELVNNATGQSFVLVNNRLHKMPSGSMMGIPTQITPFLFSGLFSPIGKLRAGFDLLMPRSKPVSDQSLGQFFRHRLGNEVVENLIEPLLSGIYAGDIDEMSLMSTFPQIYQIEQEHRSISLGMRTLAPKQEKAELKKGIFKTVKNGLESIVESLEVKIPNDMVMKGTRIEKVAKLGDSYTITLSNGKEMEADAIVVTAPHKILPSMFAQYKQFRFFRNIPSTSVANVALAFPKSAIQRDIDGTGFVVSRNSDYTITACTWTHKKWPHTTPEGKALLRCYVGRPGDEAIVEQTDEEIVQLVLEDLQKTMDITEDPEFTIVSRWKEAMPQYTVGHKERMKKLTTFMENELPGVYLAGSSYAGSGLPACIEQGELAVKRVLSHLEKEMETELVAH, from the coding sequence TTGAGGAAAAAAGTTGTGATCATCGGCGGTGGCATCACAGGATTAACAACAATGTATAACTTACAAAAAGAAATTCGTGAAAAAAACTTGCCGATAGATGCATTGCTTATAGAAGCGTCCGGTAAACTTGGTGGGAAAATTCAAACCGTTCAAAAAGATGGATTTACAATTGAACGCGGTCCTGATTCTTTCTTAGCAAGAAAAAAGAGCGCAGCTAAATTAGTGAAAGAATTGGGACTTGATGCTGAACTTGTAAATAATGCGACCGGTCAATCGTTCGTTCTCGTAAACAATCGGTTACACAAAATGCCGAGCGGTTCAATGATGGGAATTCCAACGCAAATTACGCCGTTTCTATTTTCCGGATTGTTCTCCCCAATTGGTAAACTAAGAGCTGGTTTTGATCTGTTAATGCCTAGATCAAAGCCAGTATCTGACCAATCACTCGGGCAGTTTTTCAGGCATCGCCTTGGAAATGAAGTTGTTGAAAATTTAATTGAGCCATTATTATCTGGTATTTATGCAGGGGATATTGATGAAATGAGTTTAATGTCAACATTCCCTCAAATTTATCAAATTGAACAGGAGCATCGTAGCATTTCACTCGGTATGCGTACGCTCGCTCCAAAGCAAGAGAAGGCTGAATTGAAAAAGGGAATCTTTAAAACTGTGAAAAACGGTTTAGAATCTATAGTGGAATCTCTTGAAGTGAAGATTCCTAATGATATGGTAATGAAGGGAACTCGTATTGAAAAAGTTGCAAAACTTGGTGATAGTTATACGATTACTCTTAGTAACGGAAAAGAAATGGAAGCAGACGCGATTGTAGTTACAGCACCGCATAAAATATTGCCGTCTATGTTTGCGCAGTACAAGCAGTTTCGTTTCTTCCGTAACATTCCGTCTACATCAGTTGCAAACGTGGCACTTGCTTTCCCGAAGTCTGCAATTCAGCGTGATATTGATGGTACGGGATTTGTCGTATCAAGAAATAGTGATTACACGATTACAGCGTGTACGTGGACACATAAAAAATGGCCGCATACAACGCCAGAAGGAAAGGCACTTCTTCGTTGTTACGTTGGACGACCTGGTGATGAAGCGATTGTTGAACAAACTGACGAAGAAATTGTGCAGCTTGTATTAGAGGACTTACAAAAGACAATGGATATTACAGAGGATCCAGAGTTTACAATTGTAAGCCGCTGGAAAGAAGCGATGCCTCAATATACAGTTGGCCATAAAGAGCGAATGAAAAAGCTCACAACATTTATGGAGAATGAGTTGCCAGGTGTTTATTTGGCAGGTAGTTCTTACGCTGGTTCTGGTCTTCCGGCTTGTATTGAGCAAGGTGAGTTAGCGGTGAAACGTGTGTTATCTCATTTAGAGAAAGAAATGGAAACCGAATTAGTCGCACATTAA
- a CDS encoding DUF4026 domain-containing protein has product MEVQTETYRAAMNGTLERHFSDMIAVIPTRITIDQLKQRLETLSTKVDEFKIVYSDETSLIVELHMDEKVIPYELHIDETNDPEEYKMYNRQDSTIIDRTFEDAAFGTEIFTRTLFVGDVLSCFFQQVQFLWHLAPDLLFVIDSSAAMKVISRNYIEYHVENELLPDIPDLYVIHSVYEDEPTQYWFHTHGLLRAGVTEIELIIPNRISSYYGIGDLFQTFANNAVENGQVPMNEPIVIAHSQQGSIHTVAVPWEKGLSYIGRKTSMDQLSSIEDEEVKLQPIDAQNVFLGGMDARDEYHQSPSVLLFQYNTSGEYIESFFKEHEEATGLMFYKTNSETARMAYNAKNTFGYFSNIFQIEQSNEDFRFLAKFGVSYEEGKSEHMWFEMQDLTEDLIQGILINEPYFIEEMHEGNSYHLDFDNLTEWVIYAGDAVIKSNNLYMFIG; this is encoded by the coding sequence ATGGAAGTACAAACAGAAACATACCGTGCAGCTATGAATGGAACATTAGAACGGCATTTTTCAGATATGATTGCTGTTATACCAACTAGAATTACAATTGATCAGCTAAAACAGCGGCTAGAAACTCTCTCTACTAAAGTTGATGAATTTAAAATTGTTTATAGTGATGAGACAAGCCTTATTGTTGAGTTACATATGGATGAAAAAGTCATACCGTATGAACTGCATATTGATGAAACGAATGATCCAGAAGAATATAAAATGTACAATAGACAAGATTCCACAATAATAGACCGTACTTTTGAAGATGCGGCTTTCGGCACTGAAATTTTCACTCGTACGCTATTTGTAGGCGATGTACTCAGCTGCTTTTTCCAGCAGGTACAATTTTTATGGCACCTCGCACCAGATTTGTTATTTGTAATTGATTCAAGTGCAGCAATGAAAGTAATATCTAGAAACTATATTGAATATCACGTTGAAAATGAGTTGTTACCTGACATTCCTGACTTATACGTTATTCATTCCGTTTATGAAGACGAGCCCACACAATATTGGTTTCATACACACGGCCTTTTAAGAGCAGGCGTAACAGAAATAGAATTAATTATTCCAAATCGTATTTCTTCCTACTACGGCATTGGCGATCTTTTTCAAACATTTGCTAATAATGCCGTTGAGAATGGCCAAGTCCCAATGAATGAGCCTATCGTTATCGCACATAGTCAGCAAGGTTCCATACATACAGTAGCTGTTCCGTGGGAAAAAGGTTTGTCTTATATTGGACGTAAAACGAGTATGGATCAATTATCTTCAATTGAAGATGAAGAAGTGAAATTACAACCAATAGATGCACAAAACGTATTCCTTGGCGGGATGGATGCCCGAGATGAGTACCATCAATCTCCATCTGTTCTCTTGTTCCAATATAATACTTCCGGAGAATATATAGAAAGCTTTTTCAAAGAACATGAAGAAGCTACAGGGCTCATGTTCTATAAAACAAATAGTGAAACGGCTCGTATGGCTTATAATGCAAAAAATACTTTCGGGTATTTCAGCAACATTTTTCAAATTGAACAATCAAATGAAGATTTCCGTTTCCTCGCTAAGTTTGGTGTCTCTTACGAAGAAGGGAAAAGTGAACATATGTGGTTTGAAATGCAAGACCTTACGGAAGATCTCATTCAAGGAATACTCATTAATGAACCGTATTTTATAGAAGAGATGCATGAAGGGAATTCTTATCATTTAGATTTTGACAACTTAACAGAGTGGGTTATTTATGCGGGAGATGCCGTTATAAAGTCAAATAACTTATATATGTTTATTGGTTAA
- a CDS encoding M56 family metallopeptidase, with protein sequence MIDMLINIYLPHFFDWLIETSLMASILVGFILCIKVLFRNKLTPRWQYMLWIVLMIRLLLPWSPDSSYSIYSLLSYSSSVSEVIQKNTTSTENTVNTESDPTVKLESNSETVTKNSEQEVSASAEQHTTFSLYKLALYVWLAGVIVLAVITFITNRRLYSYIKKQADITDEQVVTVFNRCKQSMKMKKAVSLRLAGKIASPTVFSFFRPKVLLSKKHMKVLNEQQLQYVFYHELAHIKRNDVAVNWIMYSLLLLNWFNPILWYAYFCMREDQELACDAYALTFIDKEEQIAYGHTIITLLEHYSYQAPSLANLSRNKRTLKRRIVMIKKFQKKSYRLSLLGIIAIAAIAGGFLLNATITEGDERQKEKVVEKKQSKAAFEKAIETVLGTPENASREWGMSIKSYKRDTDFLYLAEKNFTKEEFEQYIQLFKEAKEIHKKAMVKKKVPENYDGDTKEFKRERLNKTDQERLAIIEKKLIPLSEKVEKSLTYTVEEAKDHVPFQIKQPTYITEGYELKREWADSYFGRDVELVIKSEYTKGKYGFTIYQSRMYVGGNKDPLHYMMPGEDNLESYSLDGKGMVYNKSSHGEGKLKGVKMFVPAQGKNSDYQIVIVNDIFTRGTKIYEEIIDDELTKKEMEKILLSMSK encoded by the coding sequence ATGATAGACATGCTTATAAATATATACCTTCCTCATTTTTTTGATTGGCTTATAGAAACGTCACTTATGGCCAGTATATTGGTTGGATTTATTTTATGTATAAAAGTTCTATTTAGAAATAAGTTGACGCCCCGATGGCAATATATGCTGTGGATCGTATTAATGATAAGACTTCTTTTACCATGGTCACCAGATAGCTCTTATAGTATTTATTCATTACTTTCCTATAGTTCTAGTGTATCGGAAGTTATTCAAAAAAATACGACGTCTACTGAGAATACAGTGAACACAGAAAGCGACCCTACAGTGAAACTGGAATCAAATTCTGAAACTGTGACAAAAAATAGCGAACAGGAAGTAAGTGCGAGTGCGGAACAACATACTACATTTTCTTTATACAAACTTGCTCTATATGTTTGGCTAGCTGGGGTAATCGTATTAGCAGTCATAACGTTTATTACAAATAGACGTTTATATTCTTACATAAAGAAACAAGCGGATATTACGGATGAACAGGTCGTTACAGTGTTTAATCGCTGTAAGCAGTCTATGAAAATGAAGAAGGCAGTTTCATTACGTCTAGCAGGAAAGATTGCGAGCCCAACTGTTTTCAGTTTCTTTCGTCCGAAAGTATTACTATCAAAAAAACATATGAAAGTATTAAATGAGCAACAATTACAATATGTCTTTTACCATGAGTTAGCTCATATTAAGAGAAACGACGTAGCTGTAAATTGGATTATGTACAGTTTGCTCCTATTAAATTGGTTCAATCCGATTCTTTGGTACGCCTATTTCTGTATGCGAGAAGATCAAGAATTAGCCTGTGATGCATATGCGCTTACTTTTATAGATAAAGAGGAGCAAATTGCATACGGTCATACAATTATTACTCTTTTAGAACATTATTCCTATCAAGCACCAAGCCTAGCAAATTTAAGTAGAAATAAACGAACACTGAAAAGGAGAATCGTTATGATTAAAAAGTTCCAAAAGAAATCGTATCGTCTTTCTTTACTTGGGATCATTGCTATAGCTGCTATAGCAGGGGGATTCTTATTGAATGCAACGATAACTGAGGGAGATGAAAGACAGAAAGAAAAGGTTGTAGAAAAAAAGCAATCTAAAGCAGCATTTGAAAAAGCGATAGAAACAGTATTAGGTACACCAGAGAATGCAAGTAGAGAATGGGGTATGTCAATAAAGTCATATAAAAGGGATACAGATTTTTTGTATTTGGCAGAAAAGAATTTTACAAAAGAAGAATTTGAACAATATATTCAATTATTTAAGGAAGCTAAAGAAATTCATAAAAAAGCAATGGTTAAGAAAAAAGTGCCTGAGAATTATGATGGAGATACAAAGGAATTTAAACGTGAACGCTTGAATAAAACGGATCAAGAAAGACTAGCTATTATTGAGAAGAAATTAATTCCACTTTCGGAAAAGGTGGAGAAGTCTTTAACATATACTGTGGAAGAAGCGAAAGATCATGTACCGTTTCAAATAAAGCAGCCGACTTATATAACTGAAGGTTATGAGTTAAAAAGAGAATGGGCTGACTCATATTTTGGAAGAGATGTAGAATTAGTTATTAAATCAGAATATACAAAAGGGAAATATGGTTTTACAATTTATCAGTCAAGGATGTATGTAGGTGGTAATAAGGATCCACTACACTACATGATGCCTGGAGAAGATAATCTAGAAAGTTATAGTTTAGACGGGAAAGGAATGGTCTATAATAAATCTTCTCATGGAGAGGGTAAGTTAAAAGGGGTCAAAATGTTTGTACCAGCACAAGGCAAGAATAGTGATTATCAAATTGTCATAGTGAATGATATTTTTACAAGAGGTACAAAGATATACGAAGAGATAATCGATGATGAGCTAACTAAGAAAGAGATGGAGAAAATATTACTTTCTATGTCAAAATAA
- the hemH gene encoding ferrochelatase produces MKKRIGLLVMAYGTPYKEEDIERYYTHIRRGRKPSPEMLEDLTERYRAIGGISPLATITLEQAKKLETRLNEMQDEVEYHMYLGLKHIEPFIEDAVQAMHKDGIEDAIALVLAPHYSTFSVKSYVGRAQEEAEKLGNLTIHGIDSWYKEPKFIQYWVDAVKGIYNGMSEAEREKAVLIVSAHSLPEKIIALGDPYPDQLNETADYIARGAEVANYAVGWQSAGNTPDPWIGPDVQDLTRELNEKYGYSSFVYAPVGFVAEHLEVLYDNDFECKVVTDEIGAKYYRPEMPNASDAFIDCLADVVLKKKESVM; encoded by the coding sequence ATGAAAAAGAGAATTGGTTTGCTTGTAATGGCATACGGAACGCCGTATAAAGAAGAAGATATTGAACGTTATTATACACATATTCGCAGAGGAAGAAAGCCAAGTCCTGAAATGCTAGAAGATTTAACAGAGCGTTACCGTGCAATTGGTGGTATTTCTCCTTTAGCTACTATTACATTAGAGCAAGCTAAAAAGTTAGAGACGCGTTTAAATGAAATGCAAGATGAAGTAGAGTACCACATGTATCTTGGTTTAAAACATATTGAACCGTTCATTGAAGATGCAGTGCAAGCTATGCATAAAGATGGAATAGAAGATGCAATTGCACTCGTTCTTGCCCCTCACTATTCTACTTTTAGCGTGAAGTCGTATGTAGGACGAGCGCAAGAAGAAGCAGAAAAACTTGGAAACTTAACAATTCACGGCATTGATAGCTGGTATAAAGAACCGAAATTTATTCAGTATTGGGTTGATGCAGTGAAAGGTATATATAACGGTATGTCAGAAGCAGAACGTGAAAAAGCTGTGTTAATCGTATCTGCACATAGCTTACCAGAAAAAATTATCGCACTCGGCGATCCATATCCAGATCAATTAAATGAAACAGCTGACTATATTGCACGCGGTGCTGAAGTAGCAAATTATGCAGTTGGCTGGCAAAGTGCCGGAAATACACCAGATCCTTGGATTGGTCCAGATGTACAAGATTTAACGAGAGAACTAAATGAAAAGTACGGATACAGTTCATTCGTATATGCACCAGTTGGATTTGTTGCGGAACATTTAGAAGTTTTATATGACAATGACTTTGAGTGTAAAGTTGTAACGGATGAAATTGGCGCGAAATATTATCGTCCAGAAATGCCAAACGCATCGGACGCATTTATCGACTGTTTAGCAGATGTTGTATTAAAGAAAAAAGAATCTGTAATGTAA
- a CDS encoding TetR/AcrR family transcriptional regulator has product MAMDRKRSIIEAATKSFSAFGYKATTMDQVAKLANVGKGTIYTFFKNKEELFGEIISNLITEMKQVAKDAIRSDISFFENVHRALYSILEFRKEHQLMIKLIQEERDMGTKEVQEVMQQVDVEIISVIQSYLEIAIEKGEISKCDPEITAFIMLRLYVSLIFDWEKNHEPLEKEKISELFELYLLKGLSN; this is encoded by the coding sequence GTGGCGATGGATCGAAAACGTTCTATTATTGAAGCTGCAACAAAGTCTTTTTCAGCATTCGGTTATAAGGCGACGACGATGGATCAAGTTGCGAAGTTAGCGAATGTAGGAAAAGGAACAATTTATACTTTTTTCAAAAATAAAGAAGAACTATTTGGCGAAATTATTTCTAATTTAATTACAGAAATGAAGCAAGTCGCAAAAGACGCAATTCGTTCAGATATTTCATTTTTTGAAAATGTACATAGAGCATTATATAGCATATTAGAATTTAGAAAAGAACATCAGCTCATGATTAAACTAATTCAAGAAGAGCGTGATATGGGAACGAAAGAAGTACAAGAAGTGATGCAACAAGTAGATGTGGAAATCATTTCTGTCATCCAATCTTATTTAGAAATTGCGATTGAAAAAGGTGAGATTAGCAAATGTGATCCAGAAATTACAGCATTTATTATGCTTCGCCTATACGTATCGCTTATTTTTGATTGGGAAAAAAATCATGAACCGTTAGAAAAAGAAAAGATCTCGGAATTATTCGAACTTTATTTACTAAAAGGATTGTCAAATTAA
- a CDS encoding BlaI/MecI/CopY family transcriptional regulator has product MTNQLPKISEAELEIMKVLWSNSPQTANEIIEELEDAMDWKPKTIRTLINRLVQKEAVSYHQDKGRMYAYYPLVSQDNYLQVETKSLLKRFCGAAFKPLLVNFLKEEKLSSEDINELKRILDEKTEENKRKDR; this is encoded by the coding sequence ATGACAAATCAATTACCTAAAATATCTGAAGCGGAACTAGAAATTATGAAAGTACTTTGGTCGAATTCTCCACAAACAGCGAATGAAATTATAGAGGAACTAGAAGATGCAATGGACTGGAAACCGAAAACAATCCGTACATTAATTAACCGGCTAGTACAAAAGGAAGCCGTTTCTTATCATCAAGATAAAGGGCGTATGTACGCGTATTATCCGTTAGTATCACAAGATAATTATTTACAAGTTGAAACGAAATCTTTACTAAAGCGTTTTTGCGGTGCGGCGTTTAAGCCTTTACTTGTCAATTTCTTAAAAGAAGAAAAATTGTCTTCAGAAGATATTAATGAGCTAAAGCGCATTTTAGACGAGAAGACAGAGGAGAATAAGAGGAAGGATAGATAA
- the hemE gene encoding uroporphyrinogen decarboxylase: MVRTINETFLKACRGERTEYVPAWYMRQAGRSQPEYRKIKEKYSLFEITHNPELCAYVTKLPVDQYNVDAAILYKDIMSPLPAIGVDVEIKSGIGPVIDNPIRSLQDVEKLGEINPEDDVPYILDTIRLLTTEMLDVPLIGFSGAPFTLASYMIEGGPSRNYHNTKAFMYAEPKAWFALMDKLADMVITYLKAQINAGVKAVQIFDSWVGTVNVADYRIFIKPAMERIFAEVRTMGVPMIMHGVGAGHLVNEWHDLPLDVVGLDWRLSIEEARTRGVHKAVQGNMDPSFLLAPWSVIEEHVKGILDQGMKQPGYIFNLGHGVFPEVNPDTLKRLTTFIHEYSKEQLAK, translated from the coding sequence TTGGTAAGAACTATAAATGAGACATTTTTAAAAGCATGTAGGGGGGAACGTACAGAGTATGTACCAGCATGGTATATGCGTCAAGCAGGTCGTTCGCAGCCGGAATATAGAAAGATAAAAGAAAAGTATTCTTTATTTGAAATTACACATAATCCAGAGTTGTGCGCTTACGTTACAAAGTTGCCAGTTGATCAATATAACGTAGACGCAGCAATTCTTTATAAAGATATTATGTCACCACTACCTGCAATTGGTGTTGATGTGGAAATTAAATCTGGCATTGGTCCAGTTATCGATAATCCAATCCGTTCTTTACAAGACGTAGAAAAATTAGGGGAAATCAATCCAGAAGATGATGTACCTTACATACTAGATACGATTCGTTTATTAACGACAGAAATGTTAGATGTACCGTTAATCGGTTTTTCAGGAGCTCCATTTACGTTAGCGAGCTATATGATTGAAGGCGGTCCTTCTCGTAACTATCATAATACGAAAGCGTTCATGTATGCAGAGCCGAAAGCTTGGTTCGCTTTAATGGATAAGCTGGCAGATATGGTTATTACATATTTAAAAGCGCAAATTAATGCAGGAGTAAAAGCGGTTCAAATTTTCGATTCTTGGGTTGGAACAGTAAATGTAGCGGATTACCGCATATTCATTAAACCAGCAATGGAACGTATTTTTGCAGAAGTTCGCACGATGGGTGTTCCAATGATTATGCACGGCGTTGGGGCAGGACACTTAGTGAATGAATGGCATGACTTACCTCTTGATGTAGTCGGTTTAGATTGGCGCTTATCAATCGAAGAGGCACGCACGCGTGGTGTTCATAAGGCGGTACAAGGAAATATGGACCCTTCATTCTTATTAGCACCTTGGTCTGTTATTGAAGAACATGTAAAAGGTATTTTAGATCAAGGGATGAAGCAGCCAGGTTATATCTTTAACTTAGGTCACGGCGTATTCCCAGAAGTAAATCCAGATACATTAAAACGCTTAACTACATTTATTCATGAGTACTCTAAAGAACAGTTAGCGAAGTAA